tttCAGCGTCTTATAAAGAGAAATCAGCTCAATTGAAATCGTTAATGTCCCTcgcatatataaatttttttcctccACTCCTACATTTATTTGTTCGGGTGTCAACATTTATAACATGGATCATTGATTACCCAACAATTTATACTTATGAATTAAGCCTAATAGTGTTGAGCGTGAGCGGGTGTATAAAAAGTCCCACGTGTGATCGAGTTGGTCTGAACATAAATTTATACGTAAGAGACAATGCTCACAAGCCTTACAAACCGATTTTGTAGAGTTACATTAAACCCAACTCTTGATTCTAATAGATATATTTTTCAGTATTTCTCTATTTATGTAATGTATGAGTATGTGTATAAGTATGAAAGACATTGCTCAACAAATCTAAAATGATTGAAACGACAAAACAGAACTGGGTCCACACACAAATCTTGTCACTCCAATATATATGGACTATATTCTTTCCATTTACGTAGCCAAATGAACTCCACAAGCTACTTTCACTCATTGCTCTAATATATGGGCCCTTACAACTAGATCAAATTCATATCATATAATTATCAATCAATATTTTCAACTCTCTCTTTCTCCAAACTCTGTATATTCTTTCTCCAACATGTGAAAAAGAGCAAAAAAACACAGTTAGATAGAACTGTTTTGAGTTCTTGCTAAAAATGAGTCAGTGTGTTCCTAGTTGGGATGTTGACGAAAATCCACCACCACTACCAAGAACTCTTTCTCTTCGTTCTAGCTCTAATTCAACTGCCACTCTTGATGTTCCCATGTCAGTTCACTCtcctattttttattcatttcttttttgttgtgaAAGTTTTTAGAATTTGGTTGGAACGtgatatgtttggattgacgctgagtttgacagaattacAATCAGATAATGTAATTTTCGAAAACCTACACTTTATTACTTCAACAAACTATGGTGTGACACTGGGATTTTGTCAGAATCGTCGTCCATCCAAACATACACATATATGTCAATAACCGCGGTGTTGATGAATGATTTGTGATGTTTTATGAGTTCAGGTTAGACTATGATGTTGCAGAACTTACATGGGAAAATGGACAAATTTCTATGCATGGCTTAGGGTTACCGAAAGTGCCGGTTAAACCACCTTCAACAACTGCAGCAACCAATCCCTCCAAGGAAACATGGGAAAAGCCCGCTCGTGCGAGTGGTACCTTAGAGTCCATAGTAAACCAAGCAACTAGCTTTCCACACCGTGGAAAATCACCCTTTCTCGCCAGTGGTGGTGTCTACGGGAACATGTTAGTCCCATGGCTTGACCCACATCGTGCAGCAGCCATCGCTGCCGCTGCCAACGGCCTAACTGTTGATACGCTGGTTCCCTGCTCCAATATCACAAAGGAGCAGAGAAGTCAGGCAATGGATCCAATCCCCAGAGGAGGGATTGGATCATGCATGGTTGGTGGTCCTACACCTGTAGGGTCATGTAGCGCTGTCGTGGCCGAGGAAGGTGGACTCCTTGCTGCGGCAAAGCGTGGAAGAGTGGCACAGGTGGCGGGGAGCGGTAGGGATCAAAGTTTGAGTAACAGCGCAACTTTTGGGAGGCAAAGTCAGCAAGTTACATTAGATACGTACGACAGGGAATTTGGTAAGACTGGTTTCACTTCAACTTCAGTAGCATCAATGGATAATACAAGCTCTGAAAAACAGTGCACCAGGACCACCACCGTAGATGACCATGACTCTGTTTGCCACAGCAGACCAACAGTAAGATTCTCACAAAGCAAAATTGATATCAAATTTTCATTGTGTTGCCAAGTTTTTCTATTGTACCCGATTTAGTTTTCTTTTACATAATTTTACATATGAATAATCCAGTACTAATCTTGTTTAAATATGTACGGGTATATCATTGAAGTGAATAATTTTGAAAGgtccaaaaattaataaacattatTTATAAACCTATAAAATTTATCAACATCAGCAGTATAtgtatttataagaaaataatcTGATTGCTTCCTAATACTATACATTTAATCAAATCACGTCATGATCATCATACTGATTGGATGTCTAAGAATATTTTGCATATATAGATTTTTAAGGATTCTTTCCTGTcattcatctttttatttttgttctgcACTGATCTGAAACGTCCATCTATTAATCCATGTTGTTGACTActacaataaatttaaatcaatGACTGAAATTTgcgatttttaattaaaaccaTCCAATAGTTGGGGAGAACCCGGTTGccatttttaatatattatttatgatTAAATGAGAATTCTCagtacataatttatttttattttttttactaaattctCAATACATATTTGGATAAGTGAGAATCTCAATAcatatttgatatttggatATAAAGTGTAATCATACGAGGGAATGGATAGTACCTTACCAATCTAATATATATGATTGGCCCCTTGTTTGTTAGCCTTGAATGTCTCTCCTAGCTATCTAATTTTAGTATGAAAAAAGTCAATTTCAAGTCTTTCTTTAGCTCTTAGATTTTTCACTACACATGTCCAAATAACACAATTATATTTCTccataattatttaatttatgttaattaatgtaattttttagaGGAAGGATGCTGACGAGGATGAGAAAAAGAGAGAAGCTCGAAAATCATCCGTGTCCACAAAAAGGAGTAGAGCTGCAGCTATTCACAACCAATCTGAAAGGGTGAGCACACAAAATGAACTTTagcatatattaatatatatttttcttttataaacattgtttataattattttttttatcaagtagtctagtTTAATGATTCGAATTTAacattttaagatgaataagtagaAATATCAGAGTTTAAATTCCGGttctatatattaatatgtaaTATTTTTGTTAACCAACTCATGAGAgataatatatatgatattgtattttaATAACTACATAAGCAAGAATTAGTTGTTGATTGGTTCATTTCTTTATCGGGATTTCAGAAAAGAAGGGATAAGATAAATCAAAGAATGAAGACATTGCAAAAGTTGGTCCCAAATTCCAGCAAGGTATATAGAATATATaaagtttaattattaattaattagtttcaACTATATAGCTAGTGGGATTTTGACAAATCAATAATGATAGTTTATATGTGGTATATGAGCCAATTATTTGGTATCTAATGGTCCCAAACTGAAAGGAGTTTCTTTTTGACAGATGCGATAAATTAAATGTTTTCTAACTTGCTATGATGTAACGTTTTATTTTTTGGCTCAATCACTTTCATATAGTCTTCAATTAGCGGTCCTCTAATGATTCTGCACTATAAGGCCAAATTtacattattataattttgttttcttcttcttggaGTCTTTCCCCCCCTATGCAAATGGTTTAAGATATACACTTACAAAATTTAGAGATGGCAAAATTGATGAATtagattttgtcaaaaaataaaataaaattgatgaatTAGATGAATGTTGATTGAATTATTGTAATTGGACGGATTCAAACAGTtcatcaatttatttataatattcatttattcaatttGCAACTAACATTAAAATATACTGTAATATTTCATGCAAACACTGTGATCGAAAGTGGactgaaccacttgatgtcagatcTAACCCCGAACTAGATTAGGCGGTCAAGTGGACCCAATACcagtggtgaaaaccaaaaaagaaatttcatacaaacgatttttttttttacaaaatgttttgttttaatgGTAATTAAGTACGACTCCATATacataaacaattatttttgctttttaaactttagtttcaattttatttataaaaaaaaaaactttagtttcaatttcaattgtcctttttaataatttttttttgactaaatttttaattacttttctATATATCTTTTCATACTTTTAACCAATGATTGATTTAAAGTTTGCCCACTTGGACCACTTTATTTTTGGAACTTCTTGCTCTTTATATTCTATCTTTCATCATACTACTTGATACTTGACTTAGCCTATGTTATATTTGAACATCAAACAAATTTCTTATATATTGTACTAGCTTTGTCCGTACCGTATACAAAACGTACTTTTTTGTGTTACGTACATAGTTTGTATAATatctaattattaattaacaaaaatatctACCCTTAAGATTCAAATTAAcctttttcaaaagaaaaaaaatctaattaattaactttGAAATTTAAATAGTTTTTCACATGAAAACATgatcatattatttttacaattattaGTTTAAAGACTCTTGCATTTGCACGGGTACATTGACgtttattcgatatttgagtttgtcattatattaatggagaaaatttatttaaaattaaatatttaaaaatttgttctataatattgttaaaatataagtggaattattgtgttaattatttcttgtaaacttatttattcaattttttatgtttcaatgaaaaataatggtttcgcgtatatttttaattaaaaattagaaattttattaggaatattatTTATGGTAATTTaataagtttgatactaattaactttattatataattattaatggtTACTAGTAAAATTtgtagtaatattttttatgtttcactAGCGGGTCAGGCAAGCGCGTTCCTCGcatgcctgtgtctaacttatgtccaaaaaa
This genomic interval from Trifolium pratense cultivar HEN17-A07 linkage group LG6, ARS_RC_1.1, whole genome shotgun sequence contains the following:
- the LOC123888629 gene encoding transcription factor UNE10, with translation MSQCVPSWDVDENPPPLPRTLSLRSSSNSTATLDVPMLDYDVAELTWENGQISMHGLGLPKVPVKPPSTTAATNPSKETWEKPARASGTLESIVNQATSFPHRGKSPFLASGGVYGNMLVPWLDPHRAAAIAAAANGLTVDTLVPCSNITKEQRSQAMDPIPRGGIGSCMVGGPTPVGSCSAVVAEEGGLLAAAKRGRVAQVAGSGRDQSLSNSATFGRQSQQVTLDTYDREFGKTGFTSTSVASMDNTSSEKQCTRTTTVDDHDSVCHSRPTRKDADEDEKKREARKSSVSTKRSRAAAIHNQSERKRRDKINQRMKTLQKLVPNSSKTDKASMLDEVIEYLKQLQAQVHMVNRFNMSSMMMPMTMQQQLQMSMMNPMGMGMGMGMAGMGMGMGMPGMGMDMNTMNRANIPGMPPILHPSAFMPMAASWDAGGSSDRLQGPPPNGMADPLSTFFGCQSQPMTMDAYSRIAAMYQHMQQQQPPGAPGSKS